The Gemmatimonadota bacterium genome has a segment encoding these proteins:
- a CDS encoding DinB family protein, giving the protein MSAATQILSPADLLAHWQGHRALTRRIIEAFPDDQFNTFSIGGMRTFGELALELLMMDEPMIAGVVTGEWKTFEWPGPRPTRIEMLAAWDEATASMNALWPRISDERFQETVVAFGQYEGKVINSFLYVIDNQVHHRGQGYVYLRALGVEPAPFYVRE; this is encoded by the coding sequence ATGAGCGCCGCCACGCAGATCCTTTCGCCCGCCGATCTCCTTGCTCACTGGCAGGGGCACCGAGCCCTGACGCGCCGCATCATCGAAGCGTTTCCCGACGATCAGTTCAACACTTTCTCGATCGGGGGGATGCGGACCTTCGGTGAACTGGCCCTCGAGTTGTTGATGATGGACGAGCCGATGATCGCGGGCGTCGTGACTGGCGAATGGAAGACGTTCGAGTGGCCGGGGCCGCGACCCACGAGGATCGAGATGCTCGCGGCCTGGGACGAGGCGACCGCTTCGATGAATGCGTTGTGGCCCCGGATTTCCGATGAGCGTTTTCAGGAGACGGTGGTCGCCTTCGGGCAGTACGAGGGAAAGGTGATCAACTCGTTCCTGTACGTGATCGACAACCAGGTGCACCATCGGGGGCAGGGCTACGTCTACCTGCGCGCGCTGGGGGTCGAACCGGCGCCGTTCTACGTGCGGGAGTAG
- a CDS encoding MFS transporter produces the protein MKKSSPLLIIFLVVFIDLVGFGIVIPILPYYAKAYGASATTLGWLMTSYSLMQFFFAPVWGRLSDRIGRRPVLLGSMAGSVISLLILGWAPSLFWLFVGRTFAGMCGANISTATAYIADVTDEKDRARGMGMIGAAFGLGFIFGPAIGGVLSRFGYGVPMFAAAALSAANILFAWFKLAEPVTDPAVRAAHQERRFDAAALRRTLADPRTRVAVGLFFLVTIAFTQMEVTLALFVQARHGFGAQRTGWLLALMGVVMVIVQGGLIGRLTAWAGETRLIIGGTLLMAVALLLVGSSLHLAPLYVGLALLALGSGVTNPALSSLASRGAPPESRGATMGVYQSSGSLARVAGPVLAGYTYDHFGNGRPFLVAAGIMALAFWGTTLWYAGSSSGMREVVAVFRQSGLRGLGKAYGWKVIAGFFVYYLIRDLTIYVLLPWLAAKGLLAL, from the coding sequence GTGAAGAAGTCGAGCCCGTTGCTGATCATCTTCCTGGTGGTCTTCATCGATCTCGTGGGCTTCGGGATCGTCATCCCCATCCTGCCCTACTACGCCAAGGCGTATGGCGCGAGTGCGACGACCCTCGGTTGGCTGATGACGTCGTATTCGTTGATGCAGTTCTTCTTCGCGCCGGTCTGGGGGCGGCTCTCGGATCGCATCGGCCGTCGCCCGGTTCTGTTGGGGAGTATGGCCGGCAGCGTGATCTCTCTCCTCATCCTGGGCTGGGCTCCATCGCTCTTCTGGCTGTTCGTCGGGCGCACCTTCGCCGGGATGTGCGGAGCGAACATCTCCACCGCGACGGCCTACATCGCCGATGTGACCGACGAAAAGGATCGCGCCCGCGGGATGGGAATGATCGGTGCGGCATTCGGCCTCGGTTTCATCTTCGGCCCCGCGATCGGCGGCGTGCTGTCGCGATTCGGCTATGGTGTCCCGATGTTTGCTGCGGCGGCGCTCTCGGCAGCCAATATTCTCTTCGCCTGGTTCAAGTTGGCCGAGCCGGTCACTGATCCTGCCGTGCGCGCAGCGCATCAGGAGCGACGCTTCGACGCAGCGGCGTTGCGCCGCACGCTCGCGGATCCGCGTACGCGAGTGGCGGTCGGCCTGTTCTTTCTTGTCACCATCGCCTTCACGCAAATGGAAGTCACTCTCGCGCTCTTTGTGCAGGCGCGTCACGGCTTCGGCGCACAGCGTACTGGCTGGCTGCTCGCGCTGATGGGGGTCGTGATGGTGATTGTGCAGGGCGGCCTCATCGGCAGGTTGACCGCGTGGGCCGGAGAGACTCGCCTCATCATCGGCGGGACGCTCCTGATGGCCGTTGCACTGCTGCTGGTGGGCTCGTCGCTTCATCTCGCGCCCTTGTACGTCGGCCTGGCGCTCCTCGCGCTGGGCAGTGGGGTCACGAATCCTGCGCTCTCATCGCTGGCGTCGCGCGGGGCGCCCCCGGAGAGCCGCGGCGCTACCATGGGGGTGTACCAGAGCAGCGGCAGTCTCGCACGGGTCGCCGGGCCCGTGCTCGCGGGCTACACCTACGACCATTTCGGCAACGGCCGGCCGTTTCTGGTGGCCGCAGGCATCATGGCGCTCGCCTTCTGGGGAACCACGCTCTGGTATGCCGGGTCCTCCAGTGGCATGCGCGAGGTCGTGGCGGTGTTCCGGCAATCGGGGCTTCGAGGGCTCGGGAAGGCCTACGGCTGGAAGGTTATCGCCGGGTTCTTCGTCTATTACCTGATCCGGGATCTCACGATTTACGTGCTCCTGCCCTGGCTCGCGGCGAAGGGGTTGCTCGCTCTCTGA
- a CDS encoding S9 family peptidase: MPSQNVPPVAARVPNPVVRHGEALADDYAWIRDREDPAVRALLEAENGYAAAVLAPTEPLQEQLYREMLGRIKETDLSVPVRRGAHWYYSRTEEGKQYQIHCRRLGSMTAGEEEVLLDLNALAVGTSYLALGDFAISDDATLLAYSLDTTGYRQYTLFVMELASRRDLGVRQERVTSVAWAADGTTLFYVTEDPDTKRSDKLWRHRLGDAEGQFVEAEADEAVSLSVGRTRSREWLVLHRGSHTTSDSAVLPATSPLGAWRQLLPRAPEIEYDVDHHGEHFYLRINDTGRNFRLVRAPVADVSRATLMEIIPHRSAVMIEGHDCFAAHLIVSEREGGITELSVHRLSDDISHRIAFPEPAFEAYLHTNPEWDLSVVRVGYQSLVTPASVYDYDLETRERTLLKQQEVVGGYDAGRFVSERLEALAEDGTRIPVSLVRRADVPCDGTAPCLLHGYGAYGYPYPVSFSSGRLSLLERGVVVAIAHVRGGGELGKPWHDAGRMAFKKNSFSDFLAAADHLAATGHVARDRTAIEGGSAGGLLMGAVVNLAPTRFAAVLSQVPFVDVLNTMSDATLPLTVGEYEEWGNPNLVDEYAWMRAYCPYTNLVAGPYPVMLVRTSLNDSQVMYWEPAKYVARIRAVRSDDKPLLLLTNLGAGHGGASGRYDRLREIATDYAFLLTALATEPLEFAR, encoded by the coding sequence ATGCCCAGTCAGAACGTTCCTCCCGTCGCCGCCCGCGTCCCCAATCCGGTCGTTCGTCACGGTGAGGCGCTCGCCGACGACTACGCCTGGATCCGGGACCGTGAGGATCCTGCGGTGCGGGCGCTCCTCGAAGCGGAGAACGGGTATGCCGCGGCAGTGCTGGCCCCGACCGAACCGCTGCAGGAACAGCTCTATCGGGAGATGCTCGGGCGGATCAAGGAGACCGACCTGTCCGTGCCGGTGAGGCGGGGAGCACACTGGTACTACAGCCGGACCGAGGAAGGGAAGCAGTACCAGATCCACTGTCGCCGGCTCGGCTCGATGACGGCGGGTGAGGAGGAGGTGCTGCTGGATCTCAACGCGCTTGCTGTCGGGACCTCCTACCTCGCCCTCGGCGACTTTGCGATCAGCGACGATGCCACTCTGCTCGCGTACTCGCTCGACACCACCGGTTACCGGCAGTACACGCTCTTCGTGATGGAACTCGCGTCGCGACGCGATCTCGGCGTGCGGCAGGAACGCGTGACGTCGGTCGCGTGGGCCGCCGACGGCACCACCCTGTTCTATGTCACTGAGGACCCCGACACGAAGCGTTCCGACAAGCTCTGGCGCCATCGACTCGGCGATGCCGAGGGCCAGTTCGTCGAGGCCGAGGCGGACGAAGCGGTATCGCTGTCGGTAGGGCGGACGCGGAGTCGGGAGTGGCTGGTGCTGCACCGCGGCAGTCATACCACCAGTGATTCCGCGGTGCTCCCGGCCACGAGTCCGCTGGGCGCTTGGCGGCAACTGCTGCCTCGTGCGCCGGAGATCGAATACGACGTCGACCATCACGGCGAACATTTCTATCTTCGCATCAACGACACTGGGCGCAACTTTCGCCTGGTGCGCGCCCCGGTAGCGGATGTCAGCAGGGCGACGCTCATGGAAATCATCCCGCATCGCAGCGCAGTCATGATCGAAGGGCACGACTGTTTCGCCGCTCACCTCATCGTCAGCGAGCGCGAGGGCGGCATTACCGAGTTGTCGGTCCATCGGCTCAGTGACGACATCAGTCATCGCATCGCGTTCCCGGAGCCTGCTTTCGAAGCGTACCTGCACACGAATCCGGAGTGGGACCTTTCGGTGGTTCGCGTGGGCTATCAATCGCTGGTGACGCCGGCGTCGGTGTACGACTACGACCTCGAGACGCGTGAGCGCACCCTGCTCAAGCAGCAGGAAGTCGTCGGCGGGTACGACGCCGGTCGGTTTGTTTCCGAGCGGCTCGAGGCGCTGGCTGAGGATGGTACCCGGATTCCAGTCTCCCTCGTGCGTCGGGCTGATGTGCCGTGCGATGGTACCGCGCCCTGCCTGCTGCACGGTTACGGCGCCTACGGCTATCCCTATCCGGTGAGCTTTTCCTCCGGTCGACTCTCGTTGCTGGAACGCGGTGTGGTTGTCGCAATCGCGCACGTTCGTGGCGGCGGGGAGCTCGGCAAGCCGTGGCACGACGCGGGGCGAATGGCGTTCAAGAAGAACTCGTTCTCCGATTTTCTTGCCGCGGCAGATCATCTTGCTGCGACGGGTCATGTTGCTCGTGACCGCACAGCCATCGAAGGCGGCAGCGCCGGCGGATTGCTGATGGGCGCGGTAGTGAACCTGGCGCCCACGCGCTTCGCAGCGGTGCTGAGTCAGGTGCCCTTCGTCGACGTGCTCAACACGATGTCTGATGCGACCCTGCCGCTCACAGTGGGTGAGTACGAGGAATGGGGAAACCCGAACCTCGTCGACGAGTACGCCTGGATGCGTGCCTACTGCCCGTACACCAATCTGGTGGCCGGTCCCTATCCCGTGATGCTGGTGCGCACGTCGCTCAACGACTCGCAGGTGATGTACTGGGAGCCCGCCAAATATGTGGCTCGCATCCGCGCCGTCCGTAGCGATGACAAGCCGCTGCTCTTGCTCACCAACCTCGGGGCAGGGCACGGCGGCGCATCGGGTCGCTACGATCGGCTTCGCGAAATCGCCACCGACTACGCCTTTCTGCTGACAGCACTGGCAACCGAGCCGCTGGAGTTCGCGCGGTGA
- a CDS encoding GNAT family N-acetyltransferase encodes MDGPEAICLRIAGPDDADQIAAIHTASWRSAYRGILDEEFLDGPLDGYSRDRWRAWFTLIGGPPAHLVLAERQGTPVGFLCIVHSAGEFGDLIANLHVLLDARGVGIGRRLLREAARLARAQGQRSMHLWVYSSNTEAIAFYNREGGVPESEQPHLAADGKMRPSWRYVWPDVELLLM; translated from the coding sequence GTGGACGGCCCCGAGGCAATCTGCCTGCGGATCGCCGGACCCGACGACGCCGATCAGATTGCAGCGATTCACACGGCGAGTTGGCGGAGCGCCTACCGGGGCATCCTCGACGAGGAGTTCCTGGATGGCCCACTCGATGGGTATTCCCGCGACCGGTGGCGAGCCTGGTTCACGCTGATCGGGGGGCCGCCGGCTCACCTGGTGCTCGCCGAGCGGCAAGGCACCCCCGTTGGCTTTCTCTGCATCGTCCACTCGGCCGGAGAATTCGGCGACCTGATTGCCAATCTGCATGTACTCCTCGACGCGCGTGGCGTGGGAATCGGGCGCCGGCTGCTCCGGGAAGCCGCCCGACTCGCCCGCGCGCAGGGACAGCGGAGCATGCACCTCTGGGTCTACTCCAGCAACACTGAGGCGATCGCCTTCTACAATCGGGAGGGGGGAGTCCCCGAATCGGAACAGCCGCACCTGGCCGCCGACGGGAAGATGCGCCCGAGCTGGCGCTATGTCTGGCCGGATGTGGAGCTGCTGCTGATGTGA
- a CDS encoding CorA family divalent cation transporter, translated as MAGPDGFTWIDVVGPTREELQELAQQYTLPPTVVEDCLDPDHLPKYERLGDATFLILRVHDDAAPEDAGTIQELTRKVAVFFRIDFMITVHRVELHEVSRLRERFGAPAATELCALTPLLYGLGHATLDSYDAPLARDEQTLDHFEAAIFDRRGHPPSLQQAHNLKRRVSLTRRILFQTTNVLQKLVPPAERTEPLFQDLRESVDAYLFWADQLLEEVNLLLQVHLAMASHRTNEVMRVLTVFSAFFLPLTFIVGVYGMNFHNMPELSASWGYPAVLALMVAVAGGIWLWFRKKGWLN; from the coding sequence GTGGCCGGTCCCGATGGCTTCACCTGGATTGATGTGGTTGGCCCGACGCGCGAGGAATTGCAGGAGCTGGCCCAGCAATACACCTTGCCGCCCACCGTCGTCGAAGACTGTCTCGACCCCGATCACCTCCCCAAGTACGAGCGACTCGGCGACGCGACCTTTCTCATCCTTCGCGTCCACGATGACGCCGCCCCGGAAGACGCTGGCACGATCCAGGAGCTGACGCGGAAGGTCGCGGTCTTCTTCCGCATCGATTTCATGATCACGGTGCATCGGGTCGAGTTGCATGAGGTGTCACGATTGCGTGAGCGATTTGGCGCACCTGCAGCCACCGAGCTCTGTGCCCTGACGCCATTGCTGTATGGTCTCGGTCATGCGACGCTCGATTCGTACGACGCACCGCTGGCGCGCGACGAACAGACCCTCGACCATTTCGAAGCGGCCATCTTCGACCGCCGTGGGCACCCGCCCTCACTGCAGCAGGCGCACAACCTCAAGCGGCGGGTCTCGCTCACCCGGCGGATTCTCTTCCAGACCACCAACGTCCTGCAGAAACTGGTGCCGCCGGCGGAGCGAACCGAACCGCTCTTTCAGGACCTGCGCGAGTCGGTCGACGCCTACCTCTTCTGGGCGGATCAATTGCTCGAAGAGGTGAACCTGCTGCTGCAGGTCCACCTCGCCATGGCCTCCCATCGCACCAACGAAGTGATGCGCGTCCTGACGGTGTTCTCGGCATTCTTCCTGCCGCTCACCTTCATCGTTGGTGTCTACGGCATGAACTTCCACAACATGCCGGAACTCAGTGCCTCCTGGGGCTATCCTGCCGTGCTCGCCCTGATGGTCGCCGTGGCCGGGGGGATCTGGCTCTGGTTCCGCAAGAAGGGCTGGCTGAACTAG
- the dusB gene encoding tRNA dihydrouridine synthase DusB, with protein MQFPYRTGSPVPLFLAPMAGVSEPPFRRISRRMGADVVLTEFLNSEAIRRRISKTLEGCEFDEVERPIGIQIYGSHVDAMAEATALVTEHYAPDFIDINFGCPVKKVVQRNGGSGCLRDMDLVDRIIRACVAATHLPVTVKTRSGWSDDSRNPVGIALRMQDAGAAVFTLHGRTRTQMFSGKANWDDIAMCVEALDIPVIGNGDVVTAEDALRMREHTGCAGVMIGRGSFGNPWLFRDARALLNGLPKPAAPTATERLAIALEHAHLAIELQGDTPHTVIEFRKHFGWYTKGLHASSTLRGRLFHVTSMVEAERIFADYLERESLVEAA; from the coding sequence ATGCAGTTCCCCTATCGGACCGGCTCGCCGGTCCCGCTCTTCCTTGCCCCCATGGCCGGGGTATCCGAACCCCCCTTCCGGCGGATTTCCCGCCGGATGGGGGCCGACGTCGTGCTGACCGAGTTCCTCAACTCGGAGGCCATTCGTCGCCGGATCTCGAAGACGCTCGAGGGGTGCGAGTTCGACGAGGTGGAACGGCCGATCGGGATCCAGATCTACGGCTCTCACGTCGATGCCATGGCCGAGGCCACTGCGCTCGTGACCGAGCACTACGCTCCGGATTTCATCGACATCAATTTCGGCTGCCCGGTCAAGAAGGTCGTCCAGCGGAACGGCGGCAGCGGCTGCCTCAGGGACATGGACCTGGTCGACCGGATCATCCGCGCCTGTGTGGCCGCGACGCATCTGCCTGTCACGGTGAAGACCCGCAGCGGCTGGTCGGACGATTCACGCAACCCGGTCGGCATCGCGTTGCGGATGCAGGACGCCGGTGCGGCGGTCTTCACCCTGCACGGTCGCACGCGTACCCAGATGTTCAGCGGCAAGGCGAACTGGGACGACATCGCGATGTGCGTCGAGGCACTCGATATCCCGGTGATCGGCAACGGTGATGTCGTGACGGCCGAGGATGCGCTGCGGATGCGCGAGCATACCGGATGCGCCGGCGTCATGATCGGGCGTGGCTCCTTCGGCAATCCCTGGCTCTTCCGCGATGCCCGCGCTCTGCTCAACGGGCTGCCGAAGCCAGCCGCACCGACGGCGACTGAGCGACTGGCCATCGCCCTGGAACACGCCCATCTCGCGATCGAATTGCAGGGGGATACCCCGCACACGGTCATCGAGTTCCGCAAGCATTTCGGCTGGTACACCAAGGGGCTGCACGCCTCGAGCACATTGCGTGGCCGGCTCTTCCACGTGACCTCGATGGTTGAAGCGGAACGGATCTTCGCCGACTACCTCGAGCGCGAGTCGCTGGTCGAGGCGGCGTAG
- a CDS encoding PTS sugar transporter subunit IIA codes for MQLLPRFSADAIDLDLAANSKEDVLAAMVALLRVDEESSDVLRRMLQRREQLGSTGVGRGIAIPHCRSLVVPQLRMAYGRIPGGLNYDAIDGKPVHHVFLIVAPPVEVSNDYLPVLGRLAQFAKDPEVPERLAALTSPAEFFTLLESKGS; via the coding sequence ATGCAACTCCTCCCTCGCTTCTCCGCCGACGCTATCGACCTCGACCTGGCCGCCAACAGCAAGGAGGACGTCCTAGCCGCGATGGTTGCCCTGCTCCGGGTCGACGAGGAATCGTCCGACGTCCTTCGCCGGATGCTGCAACGCCGCGAACAGCTCGGCTCGACCGGAGTGGGCCGCGGCATCGCGATTCCCCACTGCCGTTCGCTGGTGGTGCCGCAGCTGCGGATGGCCTACGGTCGGATCCCGGGCGGGCTGAACTACGATGCGATCGACGGCAAGCCGGTGCACCACGTCTTCCTGATCGTGGCGCCACCCGTGGAAGTCTCGAACGACTATCTGCCGGTGCTGGGCCGACTGGCCCAGTTTGCGAAGGATCCCGAAGTACCGGAGCGGCTGGCCGCACTCACCTCCCCGGCAGAGTTCTTCACCTTGCTCGAATCGAAAGGGTCCTGA
- the guaA gene encoding glutamine-hydrolyzing GMP synthase — MSHPDGILIIDFGSQYTQLIARRVREQRVYCEIHPPSRDIDWIRAWKPKGIILSGGPNSVYGDGVPTAHPDLLTLGPPVLGLCYGMQLLAHLSGGSVVSASRREYGRADVKVEGGTLFLGFTSGGTTPVWMSHGDHVNTAPPGWHVTASSENSPIAAIEHDTLPLHAVQFHPEVAHTPRGGEILGNFLFEICGCSPDWTPEHFVESEVARIRELVGPTTRVICGLSGGVDSSVAAALVHRAVGDRLTCIFVDHGLLRLNEREQVEQTFRRNLGIDLRTVDASKEFLSDLAGVTDPETKRKLIGHRFIDVFEQEAKAVGDNIGFLVQGTLYPDVIESFSPTGGPSVTIKTHHNVGGLPERLPFKLIEPLRELFKDEVRQVGRELGLPEEMVGRHPFPGPGLAIRILGEVTASQLDLLRKADAIFIEEIREAGLYDAIWQAFAVLLPIRSVGVQGDFRSYDQTIGLRAVTSRDGMTADWFPFPHDVLAVISNRIANEVSGVNRVVYDISSKPPATIEWE; from the coding sequence GTGAGTCACCCCGACGGAATCCTGATCATCGACTTCGGTTCGCAATACACCCAGCTCATCGCCCGCCGGGTGCGTGAGCAGCGCGTCTATTGCGAGATCCATCCACCGTCGCGCGACATCGACTGGATCCGTGCCTGGAAGCCGAAAGGGATCATTCTCTCCGGTGGTCCCAATTCGGTGTATGGCGATGGCGTGCCGACGGCGCATCCCGATCTGCTGACCCTCGGTCCACCGGTGCTCGGCCTCTGCTACGGGATGCAGCTGCTGGCGCATCTCTCGGGGGGCAGCGTCGTGAGTGCCTCTCGCCGCGAATACGGGCGCGCGGATGTGAAGGTCGAGGGTGGCACTCTCTTCCTGGGCTTCACATCGGGCGGCACGACGCCGGTCTGGATGAGCCACGGCGATCACGTGAACACGGCGCCGCCGGGGTGGCACGTGACCGCGTCGAGCGAGAACTCGCCGATCGCGGCCATCGAGCATGACACGCTCCCGCTACATGCGGTGCAGTTCCATCCCGAAGTCGCGCACACGCCACGTGGCGGCGAGATCCTCGGCAACTTTCTCTTCGAGATCTGTGGGTGCTCGCCAGACTGGACGCCCGAGCATTTCGTCGAGAGCGAAGTGGCGCGGATCCGCGAATTGGTCGGGCCCACCACACGCGTCATCTGCGGACTGTCGGGTGGGGTCGACTCATCGGTCGCCGCGGCACTGGTGCACCGTGCCGTGGGCGATCGCCTGACGTGCATCTTCGTCGATCATGGCCTGCTGCGGCTCAACGAGCGCGAGCAGGTCGAGCAGACCTTCCGACGAAATCTTGGCATCGATCTGCGAACGGTGGATGCCTCAAAGGAATTCCTCTCGGACCTCGCTGGAGTGACCGATCCGGAAACCAAGCGGAAGCTCATCGGGCATCGCTTCATCGACGTGTTCGAACAGGAAGCGAAGGCCGTCGGTGACAACATCGGCTTCCTGGTGCAGGGAACGCTGTATCCCGACGTCATCGAATCGTTCTCGCCAACGGGCGGCCCGTCGGTGACGATCAAGACGCACCACAATGTGGGTGGCTTGCCGGAGCGGCTGCCGTTCAAGCTGATCGAGCCGCTGCGTGAACTCTTCAAGGACGAGGTCCGGCAAGTCGGCCGCGAACTCGGGCTTCCGGAAGAAATGGTCGGTCGGCACCCCTTCCCAGGGCCGGGGCTGGCGATCCGCATTCTGGGAGAGGTCACGGCATCGCAGCTCGACCTGCTGCGGAAGGCCGATGCCATCTTCATCGAGGAGATCCGCGAGGCCGGGCTCTATGATGCGATCTGGCAGGCTTTCGCCGTGCTGCTGCCGATCCGCTCGGTTGGTGTGCAGGGAGATTTCCGGAGCTACGATCAGACGATTGGCCTGCGGGCGGTCACCTCACGCGACGGGATGACGGCGGACTGGTTCCCGTTCCCGCACGATGTCCTCGCGGTGATTTCCAACCGGATCGCCAACGAAGTGAGCGGGGTGAATCGCGTGGTCTATGACATCAGCAGCAAGCCACCCGCGACGATCGAGTGGGAGTAG
- the lysA gene encoding diaminopimelate decarboxylase: MGQGVLDPRLAEAGLSRLADGALAMSGVPLAEIAEQVGTPAYCYDAPTIVGRYHALDAAFGTLPHRICYAVKANSNLAVLRLLGKLGAGADIVSGGELLRALAAGIPAERVIFSGVGKTDEELMAAMAAGVGHINVESLAELRRLGLLADLRGAKVSVGIRFNPDVTANTHPYISTGKGGVKFGIATDQLGEALAVLEETPGLHLGAVAMHLGSQLLDAAPYEAGLDRLLQLLDRVRAAGHAPEVLDIGGGLGIRYHDERPLSPAEWLAPLRDRLAESGCTVGVEPGRYLVGNAGVLLTRVVHRKHSGGREIAIVDAGMNDLLRPSLYKAWHDILTVEESRESPVAMDVVGPVCETGDFLALERDLPPVVAGDLLAVLGAGAYGFVMSSNYNSRARAAEVLVDEGRWAVVKPRERLTALFHDEVADPFADESP, translated from the coding sequence GTGGGCCAAGGCGTACTAGACCCGCGCCTCGCGGAGGCCGGCCTCTCGAGGCTGGCCGACGGTGCCCTCGCAATGAGCGGGGTGCCGCTGGCGGAGATCGCCGAGCAGGTTGGCACGCCGGCCTACTGCTACGATGCGCCGACGATAGTTGGGCGATACCACGCGCTCGATGCTGCGTTCGGCACCCTGCCGCACCGGATCTGCTACGCCGTCAAGGCGAATTCGAACCTCGCCGTGTTGCGCCTGCTCGGAAAGCTCGGCGCCGGCGCGGATATTGTCTCGGGCGGGGAACTGCTGCGCGCCCTTGCCGCAGGCATTCCCGCGGAACGCGTGATATTCAGTGGCGTCGGGAAGACCGACGAAGAGCTGATGGCAGCGATGGCCGCAGGCGTCGGCCACATCAATGTCGAGTCGCTTGCCGAACTGCGCCGGCTTGGGCTGCTGGCCGATCTTCGGGGCGCGAAGGTATCGGTGGGAATTCGGTTCAATCCGGATGTTACGGCGAACACCCATCCGTACATCTCCACCGGCAAGGGCGGGGTCAAGTTCGGCATCGCCACTGACCAGCTTGGTGAAGCACTCGCCGTCCTCGAGGAGACGCCGGGACTCCACCTCGGCGCCGTCGCGATGCACCTCGGGTCGCAGCTGCTGGATGCCGCCCCGTACGAGGCCGGGCTCGATCGACTGCTCCAGTTGCTCGATCGGGTCCGGGCTGCCGGCCACGCGCCCGAAGTGCTCGACATCGGTGGTGGACTTGGAATCCGGTATCACGATGAGCGTCCCTTGAGCCCGGCGGAATGGCTGGCGCCCTTGCGCGATCGACTCGCCGAGAGCGGCTGCACCGTTGGCGTCGAACCCGGCCGCTATCTGGTCGGCAATGCCGGGGTCCTGCTCACCCGCGTGGTGCACCGCAAGCATTCTGGAGGACGCGAGATCGCCATCGTAGATGCCGGGATGAACGACCTCCTGCGGCCATCGCTCTACAAGGCCTGGCACGACATCCTCACCGTCGAGGAGTCGCGCGAGTCGCCTGTTGCGATGGATGTTGTCGGCCCCGTCTGCGAAACCGGCGATTTCCTCGCCCTCGAGCGCGACCTGCCGCCGGTGGTTGCCGGCGATCTGCTCGCCGTGCTTGGCGCAGGGGCCTACGGTTTCGTGATGAGCTCCAATTACAACAGTCGCGCGCGCGCCGCCGAGGTGCTGGTGGACGAAGGACGCTGGGCGGTGGTGAAGCCCCGCGAGCGACTGACCGCCCTGTTCCACGATGAAGTGGCCGACCCTTTTGCCGACGAGTCCCCGTGA